A genomic segment from Clostridium pasteurianum BC1 encodes:
- a CDS encoding matrixin family metalloprotease: MRAKKCIFTILFISILLVIFYSISVFAYNTFNEHTRSSRVDPMYYSIDSSANSYSSAIFDGVGAWNDSSHYTRLLYNSDAADVFFSADAFADESAHIIAKTLFISVDADFQLYSVNPNVSNWDINLIEINTLVMPKLTAYKQQGTMAHELGHAMGLAHNTNPHSIMCQLKDHRAVNYPTTDDINGIIHLYY, translated from the coding sequence TTGAGAGCAAAAAAGTGTATTTTCACCATATTGTTTATATCAATTTTATTAGTTATATTTTATTCAATTTCAGTTTTTGCATATAATACTTTTAATGAACATACTCGATCTTCCAGAGTAGATCCCATGTACTATTCTATTGATAGTTCTGCTAATAGTTATTCAAGTGCAATTTTTGATGGCGTAGGTGCATGGAATGATTCTTCCCATTACACAAGACTTCTTTATAATTCTGATGCAGCAGATGTATTCTTTTCAGCAGATGCATTTGCAGACGAAAGTGCCCATATAATAGCTAAAACACTTTTTATTTCAGTTGACGCAGATTTTCAACTATATTCTGTAAATCCTAATGTTAGTAACTGGGATATTAATTTAATCGAAATAAATACTTTAGTAATGCCAAAATTAACTGCATATAAGCAGCAAGGAACTATGGCTCACGAGCTTGGTCATGCTATGGGACTAGCGCACAATACTAATCCCCACAGTATTATGTGTCAATTAAAAGATCACCGTGCTGTCAATTATCCTACGACTGATGATATAAATGGAATTATACATTTATATTATTAA
- a CDS encoding lactate racemase domain-containing protein, producing MNKFLITLEKDSICQEEIEKQIDILIDQCKLNDIKKILIIPPDFTRCYSMAGDITQILYHKISPSCHVDIMPAIGTHMAMNEEELDKMFGNEIQRDAFIVHHWKNDTVSLGLVPKKFVSKLSQGLFNEDIEVEVNKRLISGEYGLILSVGQVVPHEVVGMANYSKNIFVGCGGRQMINKSHMLSAICGMEKAMGVQDTPARLVFDYAQEHYLADLPLIYIQTVTTMKNNKVELNGLYIGNERTVFEQAVKLSQKLNITYVGKPVKKVVAYLDEHELKTTWVGNKGIYRTRKIVADGGELILLAPGIRSFGENEEVNRAICKYGYKGRDYVLNLYNTVPEIKDNMMVAAHLIQGSSDERFTITYATQHLTKEEIEGVGFNYMPLSEASKLYDPAKLEDGYNILENGEEIYFVRTPAMGLWTI from the coding sequence ATGAATAAATTTTTAATTACTTTGGAAAAAGACTCTATTTGTCAAGAAGAAATTGAAAAGCAAATTGATATTTTAATAGATCAATGTAAATTGAATGATATAAAGAAAATTCTAATTATTCCGCCTGATTTTACAAGATGTTACTCTATGGCAGGAGATATTACGCAAATTTTATATCACAAGATTTCTCCATCCTGTCATGTAGACATAATGCCAGCTATTGGTACTCATATGGCAATGAATGAGGAAGAGTTAGACAAGATGTTTGGTAATGAAATTCAAAGAGATGCTTTTATAGTTCACCACTGGAAAAATGATACTGTATCACTAGGGCTAGTTCCCAAAAAATTTGTAAGCAAGCTTTCACAGGGATTATTTAATGAGGATATTGAAGTTGAAGTAAATAAACGATTGATAAGTGGTGAATACGGACTTATTTTATCAGTAGGGCAAGTAGTTCCTCACGAAGTTGTAGGAATGGCAAACTATAGTAAAAATATCTTCGTAGGATGTGGTGGTAGACAGATGATTAATAAATCACATATGCTTAGTGCTATATGCGGTATGGAAAAAGCTATGGGCGTACAAGATACACCTGCACGCCTCGTATTTGACTATGCTCAAGAACATTATTTAGCTGATTTACCTCTTATTTATATACAAACAGTTACAACTATGAAAAATAATAAAGTTGAGCTAAATGGTTTATATATAGGCAATGAAAGGACAGTATTCGAACAGGCAGTGAAACTTAGTCAAAAACTAAACATTACGTATGTAGGTAAACCTGTTAAAAAGGTAGTAGCATATCTTGATGAGCATGAGCTTAAAACTACGTGGGTAGGGAATAAAGGCATTTATAGAACAAGGAAAATCGTTGCAGACGGAGGAGAATTAATTCTCTTAGCACCTGGAATTAGAAGCTTTGGAGAAAATGAGGAAGTCAATCGTGCAATCTGTAAATATGGATATAAGGGACGTGACTATGTATTGAACTTATATAATACTGTCCCTGAAATTAAGGATAACATGATGGTTGCGGCACATTTAATTCAAGGCTCTAGCGATGAAAGATTTACAATTACTTATGCAACACAGCATTTAACTAAGGAAGAAATTGAAGGAGTTGGATTTAATTATATGCCACTTAGCGAAGCATCTAAGCTATATGATCCAGCAAAACTTGAGGATGGTTATAACATACTTGAAAATGGAGAAGAAATTTACTTTGTAAGGACACCTGCAATGGGGCTTTGGACTATTTAA
- a CDS encoding phage terminase small subunit-related protein — MSRQRSQNRDKAFGIYLEAPVCRYKY, encoded by the coding sequence ATGTCGAGACAACGAAGCCAAAATAGGGATAAGGCATTTGGAATATATCTAGAAGCTCCAGTATGTCGCTATAAGTACTGA
- a CDS encoding bifunctional YncE family protein/alkaline phosphatase family protein encodes MAKKSGKKKKLIAGLTLGILLFGSAGVYAAQYGPFGFNLVGEQPNGSVLTPVNQLITPAGTQIKFGGNPISVAVNPNGKTAATIVGRNNYGGKGINVVDLASGKMIKQDISLGLSYMWGLAYSSDGSQLYATGSSGTTGKVVVMSIGTDGTPTIQKSISLPNATVGGNINPLDIRVTPQGKLLIALNRDNSLGVLDPKTGALTKVAVGNAPTSILVNENIAYVTNQGGRAAQSGDTTIDSSGTKVVVDPKTGATSTGSVSVVALTTNTVIKTIPIGVQPERMTQSGQYVFVANTNSDTVSVIDTKTNNVVQTIDIKPYPNSPKGSAPNAVTVIDGKLMVSLGRDNAIAVYDWKAPDVTNNKDGHNNNQPELLGLLPTAWFPVDIAVATTNKKLVVANADGIGSRGPARDLTIQGITVTGHSSYAQEGSLSLIPFPNPEDIAKSTTQVYANNNWYGLKDLNAKPRKNIKPVAMPERVGEPSTIKHVFYIIKENRTYDQVLGDLGKGNSEPALAQFPQKVTPNLHKLANTFPLLDNMYTSGIQSASGHQWVMQGTNTDYEDKETDTGNVKSYPGGAGDAMAYAPTGHLWDQAEKYQKSVENFGEDTTSFTGSAPYGNWTDWYKDYQILDGQQKGNLHVPVGNYSATSDIPSLGPITYKPFPTFDTNIPDQYRFEIFKQEFEKHVKNKDLPALNTMWVMDDHTAGTSTDNPTPQAMVADNDLAVGKIVDLISHSPYWKDSVVFITEDDAQNGLDHVDGHRQPAYVISPWVKRGITDSHYWTIINMVRSIEQILGIPAMNQNDFAAEPMSELFTNKPDFTPYNFEQNQIPLDTLNGQPSSNTAALSNTQNVTPEAKDLSKQWTEWSNNNKDKFSGKHATPDAVNANMLNHAVWYATKGFDKPYPGEKKALTPDEVMKQPESSAPSPADND; translated from the coding sequence GTGGCGAAAAAATCAGGTAAAAAGAAAAAACTTATAGCTGGATTAACATTAGGTATTCTTCTTTTTGGATCTGCTGGAGTTTATGCTGCACAATATGGTCCATTTGGATTCAATCTTGTAGGAGAACAACCCAATGGCTCTGTTCTAACTCCTGTTAACCAGTTGATTACACCAGCTGGTACACAAATTAAATTTGGAGGAAACCCAATTTCCGTCGCCGTCAATCCGAATGGAAAAACGGCTGCAACAATCGTTGGTAGAAATAATTATGGGGGTAAAGGAATTAACGTAGTTGATCTGGCGTCTGGAAAAATGATTAAACAAGATATAAGTTTAGGTCTTTCCTACATGTGGGGATTGGCTTATTCATCAGATGGAAGTCAACTTTATGCCACTGGCTCATCCGGAACCACAGGGAAAGTAGTTGTGATGTCCATCGGTACAGATGGAACTCCAACAATTCAAAAAAGTATTTCCTTACCAAACGCAACTGTTGGCGGAAATATCAACCCACTTGACATAAGAGTTACTCCTCAAGGCAAGCTGCTAATTGCCCTAAACCGTGATAACAGCCTTGGCGTTCTTGACCCAAAAACAGGTGCATTGACCAAAGTTGCAGTAGGTAATGCGCCAACAAGTATTTTAGTTAATGAGAATATCGCTTATGTAACCAACCAAGGGGGACGAGCAGCACAATCAGGCGACACGACGATTGATTCTTCAGGAACGAAAGTGGTTGTTGATCCTAAGACAGGTGCTACTTCCACAGGAAGCGTTTCTGTTGTTGCTCTTACTACGAACACGGTCATTAAGACAATCCCTATTGGTGTACAGCCAGAACGTATGACCCAGTCAGGTCAATATGTTTTTGTTGCAAATACAAATAGCGATACTGTTTCCGTCATTGATACGAAAACAAATAATGTGGTACAAACCATTGACATTAAGCCATATCCAAATTCTCCAAAGGGATCTGCACCAAACGCTGTAACAGTGATAGATGGTAAGTTAATGGTCAGCCTTGGTCGTGACAATGCCATTGCCGTATATGATTGGAAAGCTCCTGACGTAACCAATAATAAGGATGGCCATAATAATAACCAGCCTGAACTATTAGGACTGTTACCAACCGCATGGTTCCCAGTGGATATCGCCGTGGCTACTACTAATAAAAAATTAGTAGTAGCCAATGCAGATGGAATTGGTTCTCGCGGACCGGCACGTGATCTAACCATTCAAGGAATTACGGTAACAGGTCACTCTTCTTATGCGCAAGAAGGATCCCTTTCATTGATTCCATTTCCTAATCCTGAAGATATAGCTAAAAGTACAACGCAAGTATACGCTAACAACAACTGGTATGGCTTAAAAGATTTAAACGCGAAGCCGCGGAAAAATATAAAACCTGTGGCTATGCCCGAACGAGTGGGCGAGCCTTCAACCATTAAGCACGTATTCTATATTATAAAAGAAAACAGAACGTATGACCAAGTACTAGGTGACCTTGGAAAAGGAAATAGTGAACCAGCTTTAGCGCAGTTCCCTCAAAAAGTAACTCCTAACTTGCATAAATTAGCAAATACTTTCCCACTTCTAGATAATATGTATACTTCGGGTATCCAATCAGCAAGTGGACATCAATGGGTCATGCAAGGAACAAATACAGACTATGAAGATAAAGAAACAGATACTGGAAATGTAAAAAGTTATCCTGGTGGAGCAGGAGATGCCATGGCATATGCCCCTACAGGTCATCTTTGGGATCAAGCAGAAAAATATCAAAAATCTGTTGAGAATTTCGGGGAAGATACAACAAGCTTTACAGGTTCAGCACCATATGGAAATTGGACAGATTGGTATAAAGATTACCAAATTCTTGATGGACAACAAAAAGGTAACCTTCATGTACCAGTAGGAAACTATTCGGCTACATCTGATATTCCGTCACTTGGACCAATTACTTATAAGCCATTCCCAACATTTGATACGAATATTCCAGATCAGTACCGATTTGAAATTTTTAAACAAGAATTTGAAAAACATGTAAAAAATAAAGACTTACCAGCATTGAACACTATGTGGGTAATGGATGACCACACGGCTGGAACGTCAACAGACAATCCAACACCACAAGCAATGGTTGCTGACAATGACTTAGCCGTAGGTAAAATTGTTGACTTGATTTCACACAGTCCATACTGGAAAGATTCTGTTGTTTTTATCACAGAAGATGATGCCCAAAATGGATTAGACCACGTTGACGGCCATCGTCAGCCTGCTTACGTTATCAGCCCTTGGGTGAAGAGAGGAATTACGGATAGCCACTATTGGACTATAATTAACATGGTTCGCAGTATTGAACAAATTCTTGGAATTCCTGCTATGAACCAAAACGACTTCGCCGCAGAGCCGATGAGTGAGCTCTTCACGAATAAACCAGATTTCACACCATATAATTTTGAACAAAACCAAATTCCACTTGACACATTGAATGGACAACCAAGTTCAAATACGGCAGCACTGTCTAACACACAAAATGTAACACCTGAAGCAAAAGACCTTTCGAAACAGTGGACAGAATGGTCAAACAATAACAAAGATAAATTTTCTGGGAAACATGCAACACCAGATGCTGTTAACGCGAACATGCTTAACCATGCTGTATGGTATGCGACAAAGGGCTTTGATAAACCGTATCCAGGAGAGAAAAAGGCACTTACACCAGATGAAGTAATGAAACAACCTGAAAGCAGTGCACCATCACCTGCTGATAACGACTAA